Genomic window (Arachis hypogaea cultivar Tifrunner chromosome 13, arahy.Tifrunner.gnm2.J5K5, whole genome shotgun sequence):
ataattaacaaATCAACAAATATCAAAGAATCAAATACAGAAGAATCAACAATGTAATAAACTCTATATTTTAAATATCAAAGAatcaagaaaataaacaaaaaatagaatcagAACCCTACAGAACGAGCATGCGAGGAGCAGCGGCCAGTAGTGCAAAGCAGCGGCGAGCAGCCAGCGAGcaaggaggaggagcagaaaCGGCGACGCGGCATGCGACGTTCGTTCTCCCTCGCTAGCATCGTCACCACCTTCCTCTTCccccttcttcccttctcctttcttcttcttcccttccctcCTTCTCCTACTTCTCCGtggttctctttttctctctcaatttcaaacactctctttctcttattttttttctttttttataattttttgttaggagtaatttgatccaaaattttaagatttaaataaaaaatacaattttaaaatcaagttaaattttagggacgattttgtatggaaaaaattttaaaaacgaaaaaaatttttgacctaAACTTTAGAGACcaaaattgtaaattttttttgggctgttttttttttaatatgtggtGCTATGTGGATGGTGAGGATGAAATAATTATACTTCTCTTTGGGACTGTTTGTGTGTCATTCGTTTTCCTAGTTTCTTCGATTTGTTTTAAGTTAGAATGCAtgtatcttattttgataaattgtaGTTCAAACTTTTATATTTTACATACATACATTGGCATACAGTATATATTCGATATATTATGACTAAGTGTATTTAAAAATATCCATAACTATGTATTTGATATATCACCTAAATCAGATACGACAACTTTTTTGACTAAGATACATGTTAAGAGTAAGATACAAAAGAAGGTAACAACCAACAAGTATCTTCTATGCCTaagaagaaataattaattaaaacaaactTTCTTCATTTCAGTGAATGTACCACTAACAACTACACTCTATAGCAGACAAATAAAATTCAATACAAATTATTTGCATCTtatcacttttttttataaatttggtgaaaaaaaaatttcttttcaccCAATTCAACTCTTCATCAAAGAAATTCCCAACTCTGGTATACATTTTAATAGTGTGCTTTCTGAGGCAAAACCACTAATATGACTTATACTTTTCAACTTGAGAGACTAAAGTTAATATTTGAATGCTAGGGACTCAAATAAAACTTTAATCTATTTGTGTGGCTTGATAAACACAGAATGCAAAAGAAGACAAGAAGTACTAGAATAGAACTCCATACAAATCAATGTCAccttgaaaagaaaaaattggcAAAAACATTATATGCTTTATGCAGCATCCTTGAGCTTCTTGGTGATGGTGGCAAGAATATTCCCCTGGTGGAATGCTTGCAGCAATTCAATCTCAGAAACCTGTCTTGTTCCATCCCCAGCATAAGTCCCTGCTCCATAAGGGCTTCCACCTTTCACTTCTTCCATCTCGAACATGCAATGGCCGAACGTGTATCCGATTGGAACATATATCATTCCATGATGTGCCAGCATTGTTATAGCAGTAAGGCTATACATAAATCATGACAACTTTGATCAGCAACTAACAAGTACATAGTGATGTCTAATAAGGAACAGAGTTAAGATATAGAAGCTTGTTTTCTTACGGTGTTGTTTCTTGTCCACCACCTTGCGAACCGGTGCTGTAGAAGAGTCCAGCAGGCTTGCCTACAAGGTCTTGTTGCAACCAAAGAGGTCCGGTTTTGTCAAGAAAATCCATGAACTGGGCAGCCATCATTCCGAACCGCGTGGGGaagccgaagataaggccatcaGCTCCATTGAGCATATCAGGTTCAATGATTGGTACATCACTCTTTGGTGGTGCATTCAGCTTATGAAGCACTCCATTTGGTAGTGTCTCAGGTACCTGCTCatattaatatgatttttttcaaATGGATATTTTGGATATACTGGAAATGGAAATCCATATGCTTAGGAATGATATCATATATTTATTTGGTAAGTcaaaaatattagttaattaattaatacatgcCTGCCATAGTTTGGCCTCAACACCTTGTACAGATTCTGCACCTCTCTTTATTTGTCTTGCTAGTTGCTCCACATGCCCATACATTGAGTAGTAActgtcaaaataaaagaaataatgttgttcttttttgtaaataaagctgtaaaactaaaaaagaaaGGGGAAAATGCAAAACTGAAGGCACCAAGGTCTAGATTTTATCACTCTCATTGTAAATTAATCTTGTATTGAAAAAGAAAGTTCCATTTCATCAATCTTGTCTTAAAGTATGAGATCAAAACTGACTTCACTTTCTTATAAACAGTGCAGAATCAAGTTTGGCAATATAAGATAGCTGAAAAGAAGATGAAAGTTGCATGATCACAGATCACAAAATGA
Coding sequences:
- the LOC112737849 gene encoding NAD(P)H dehydrogenase (quinone) FQR1, encoding MAVKVYIVYYSMYGHVEQLARQIKRGAESVQGVEAKLWQVPETLPNGVLHKLNAPPKSDVPIIEPDMLNGADGLIFGFPTRFGMMAAQFMDFLDKTGPLWLQQDLVGKPAGLFYSTGSQGGGQETTPLTAITMLAHHGMIYVPIGYTFGHCMFEMEEVKGGSPYGAGTYAGDGTRQVSEIELLQAFHQGNILATITKKLKDAA